The following proteins are co-located in the Chryseobacterium daecheongense genome:
- the dapF gene encoding diaminopimelate epimerase yields the protein MEFYKYQGTGNDFVMVDNRDLQFPKDKAIIEKLCDRRFGIGADGLILLENDEKYDFKMVYYNSDGGESTMCGNGGRCLVAFAFFLDIFEAKCKFIAIDGEHEAEIHNGIIKLKMIDVTDISNDGADSVMDTGSPHYVKYVEDLVTYNVFAEGNGIRNSENYKEKGINVNFVEKITDDEIFVRTYERGVEDETYSCGTGVTASALTFLQKNNLISVKVKTLGGSLKVYAEKNGNSFQNIWLEGPAKQVFRGKVDLV from the coding sequence ATGGAATTTTATAAATATCAAGGCACTGGAAACGATTTCGTAATGGTAGATAACAGAGATCTGCAATTTCCAAAAGACAAAGCAATTATCGAAAAGCTTTGCGACCGACGTTTTGGAATTGGAGCGGATGGTCTTATTCTTTTGGAAAATGATGAAAAGTATGATTTCAAAATGGTGTATTACAATTCCGATGGTGGAGAAAGTACCATGTGTGGAAACGGTGGTAGATGTCTTGTTGCGTTTGCTTTTTTCCTTGATATCTTTGAAGCCAAATGTAAATTTATTGCTATAGATGGAGAACATGAAGCAGAAATCCATAATGGTATCATCAAATTAAAAATGATCGATGTTACCGACATTTCCAATGACGGAGCAGATTCTGTAATGGATACCGGATCTCCACATTATGTAAAATACGTCGAAGATTTGGTTACCTACAATGTTTTTGCAGAAGGAAACGGGATCAGAAATTCAGAAAACTATAAAGAAAAAGGCATCAACGTCAATTTTGTTGAAAAAATTACCGATGATGAAATTTTCGTAAGAACCTATGAACGAGGCGTTGAGGATGAAACATACAGTTGCGGAACAGGCGTTACTGCATCTGCTTTAACCTTTCTACAAAAAAACAATCTAATCTCTGTAAAAGTTAAAACTTTAGGTGGAAGCCTTAAAGTGTATGCTGAAAAAAACGGAAATTCTTTCCAGAATATCTGGTTGGAAGGACCGGCAAAACAAGTTTTTAGAGGTAAGGTTGACTTGGTTTAA
- the pnuC gene encoding nicotinamide riboside transporter PnuC gives MNLYDLFVKPYEDYTTLQIMLESAGTFFGILSVYFSIKKNIWVYPTGIISTLIYVYILFNFGLLGDCMINIYYTAMSVYGWILWAKNSEDNVHVEVSWATKKEWIFASILFAVSLLLVTFIYYYKPYIDNHFSMAGANLGLYHLDWANWLDVFTTSIFLVGMWFMAKQRIENWIFWIIGDFICMPMMIFKGLGITSVQYLVFTIMAIIGFVKWKKSYKEKRKIKS, from the coding sequence ATGAACCTATATGACCTCTTTGTAAAACCGTATGAAGACTATACAACCTTACAAATTATGCTGGAAAGCGCAGGAACTTTTTTCGGCATCCTCAGTGTCTATTTCTCCATCAAAAAAAATATTTGGGTATACCCCACTGGTATTATTTCGACCCTTATTTATGTTTATATTCTTTTTAACTTCGGATTGCTGGGCGATTGTATGATCAACATCTACTACACTGCTATGAGTGTTTACGGATGGATTTTATGGGCAAAAAATTCAGAAGATAATGTTCATGTGGAAGTTTCATGGGCAACCAAAAAAGAATGGATCTTTGCCAGCATCCTGTTTGCAGTTAGCTTACTACTCGTTACTTTTATATATTATTACAAGCCTTACATAGATAATCATTTTTCCATGGCAGGTGCTAATTTAGGATTGTATCATCTTGATTGGGCAAATTGGCTGGATGTATTTACCACATCCATTTTTTTAGTAGGCATGTGGTTTATGGCCAAACAACGTATTGAGAACTGGATTTTCTGGATCATCGGAGATTTTATTTGCATGCCTATGATGATTTTTAAAGGACTTGGAATCACTTCGGTTCAATATTTGGTATTTACTATAATGGCGATCATAGGATTCGTCAAATGGAAAAAAAGTTATAAAGAAAAAAGAAAGATAAAGTCATGA
- a CDS encoding amino acid permease: MSKIWVKKPMSAYEADIKKSELKRVLGKWSLTAIGIGAIIGGGIFVLTGTGAYYNAGPALALSFVIAGIACVFAALCYAEFASILPVEGSAYAYAYGTVGEIFAWIIGWGLILEYAMGSMTVAVSWSGYFGKLLKMFGLHLPTWLTTDPQTYWAAGNSGFSMNLPAFLIVLFVISILVRGTKGAAKANNFIVMLKVSAIIFVIIAGIFFINTDNWVPFIPEATTITENGVSHSAYGIGGVVAGASAIFFAYVGFDAVSTQAGEAINPKKDVPFAIIASLIICTLLYILVSLVLTGMMHYTDFNPLGKYPDAIKAPVAYAFDIAGQAWAGYIITIAATVGLISVLMVMIMGQSRIFLGMSKDGLIPATFSKVNPKTGVPTKNLIILGILISVVASLTPINDLAHMTSFGTLFAFTMVCVAVWVLRVKEPNLQRNFKVPALPLIACLGILINVYLIFNLSREAKMYSFAWLIIGFIIYFLYSKRNSKLQNGGYGETFKAEQEPLEKPDLDL, translated from the coding sequence ATGTCAAAAATTTGGGTTAAGAAACCAATGAGCGCTTATGAAGCTGATATTAAAAAAAGTGAGCTGAAACGCGTTTTAGGAAAATGGAGTCTTACAGCTATTGGAATCGGAGCAATTATCGGAGGAGGAATTTTTGTACTTACCGGGACAGGAGCTTATTATAATGCAGGACCTGCATTAGCACTTTCCTTTGTAATTGCAGGAATTGCCTGTGTATTTGCAGCTTTATGTTATGCTGAATTTGCGTCCATACTTCCTGTAGAAGGTTCGGCTTATGCTTATGCTTATGGAACAGTAGGGGAAATTTTTGCCTGGATTATCGGGTGGGGATTGATTTTAGAATATGCAATGGGATCTATGACGGTCGCCGTATCCTGGTCCGGTTATTTTGGAAAACTCCTTAAAATGTTCGGATTGCATTTGCCTACATGGCTTACTACTGACCCCCAGACTTATTGGGCAGCCGGAAATTCCGGTTTTTCTATGAACCTACCTGCATTTTTGATTGTATTATTTGTTATATCTATTTTGGTGAGAGGAACAAAGGGAGCTGCAAAAGCGAATAACTTTATTGTAATGCTTAAAGTATCAGCAATCATTTTTGTTATTATTGCCGGTATTTTCTTTATCAATACGGATAACTGGGTTCCTTTCATTCCTGAAGCGACTACTATTACTGAAAATGGGGTTTCCCATTCTGCGTATGGTATAGGAGGAGTTGTTGCAGGAGCCTCTGCAATTTTCTTTGCTTATGTAGGATTCGATGCGGTGTCGACACAGGCAGGAGAGGCAATCAATCCTAAAAAAGATGTTCCTTTTGCAATTATTGCTTCTTTGATCATTTGTACACTTTTATATATATTGGTGTCTCTTGTATTAACGGGTATGATGCATTATACGGATTTCAATCCTTTAGGGAAATATCCTGATGCGATCAAAGCTCCTGTTGCCTATGCATTTGATATTGCTGGTCAGGCCTGGGCTGGTTACATCATTACAATTGCAGCAACTGTTGGATTGATTTCAGTATTGATGGTAATGATCATGGGACAATCAAGAATTTTCCTTGGAATGTCTAAAGATGGATTGATCCCAGCAACTTTTTCAAAAGTAAATCCAAAAACAGGAGTACCAACCAAGAACTTAATCATCTTGGGAATTTTAATTTCTGTAGTTGCCTCTTTAACACCGATCAATGATCTTGCTCACATGACGAGCTTCGGGACTTTATTTGCTTTCACTATGGTTTGTGTAGCTGTTTGGGTGTTGAGGGTTAAAGAACCTAATCTGCAGAGAAACTTTAAAGTTCCGGCATTGCCATTAATCGCTTGTCTTGGAATTTTAATTAATGTTTATCTGATTTTTAATTTAAGTAGAGAGGCTAAAATGTATTCTTTCGCATGGTTGATCATCGGATTTATTATTTACTTCCTTTATAGTAAAAGAAATTCCAAATTACAAAACGGAGGATACGGAGAAACCTTTAAAGCGGAACAAGAGCCACTGGAAAAACCTGATCTAGATTTGTAA
- a CDS encoding glycosyl hydrolase: MKNILACVFCFLGILTFSQEVNMETIFNDKISIRALQVWDHKIWYAGTDSKFGFVDLKNFKNQKQISLSDQKLEFRTLAQNNNDFYAINVGSPAYFFKIDKKDMQSKTVYKDTVKTAFYDALHFVNDHLAFTFSDSDSSNRLKLVAFKNGKWDLLKNEISLNSGEAAFAASNTNIASTKKYMWIATGGKASRILRLDLKTEKFDVFTTPFIQGEPSQGMYSIDFYDDRFGVAVGGDYTKQKENINNIATTNDGGKTWQIQASGANAGYTTCVKIRPGSKGKEMIAVGDQHISYSSDFGKTWRKISDEKNLYVCEWIDQNSVAFAGKDKIQLMKLKF; the protein is encoded by the coding sequence ATGAAAAATATTCTAGCATGTGTATTTTGTTTTTTGGGAATATTGACATTTTCCCAGGAAGTAAACATGGAAACAATTTTTAATGATAAAATTAGCATAAGAGCGCTCCAGGTCTGGGATCATAAAATCTGGTATGCGGGTACGGATTCCAAATTTGGTTTTGTTGATCTTAAAAATTTTAAAAATCAAAAACAGATTTCATTATCGGATCAGAAGTTAGAGTTCAGAACATTGGCTCAGAACAATAATGATTTTTATGCTATTAATGTTGGAAGTCCTGCTTATTTCTTTAAAATTGATAAAAAGGATATGCAGTCAAAAACAGTGTATAAGGATACGGTGAAAACTGCATTTTATGATGCTTTACACTTTGTGAACGATCATCTTGCTTTTACTTTCAGTGATTCGGATTCAAGTAATCGCCTTAAATTGGTTGCTTTTAAAAATGGGAAATGGGATTTGCTAAAGAATGAAATTTCATTAAACAGTGGGGAAGCAGCTTTTGCAGCAAGTAATACAAACATTGCTTCAACTAAAAAATACATGTGGATCGCAACAGGAGGTAAAGCTTCCCGAATTCTGAGGTTAGATCTTAAAACGGAGAAGTTTGATGTTTTTACTACACCATTTATTCAGGGCGAGCCATCGCAGGGAATGTATTCTATAGATTTTTATGATGACCGGTTTGGAGTGGCAGTCGGAGGAGATTATACCAAACAGAAAGAGAATATCAATAACATAGCGACGACTAATGACGGGGGAAAAACCTGGCAGATTCAGGCGTCAGGTGCGAACGCAGGCTATACTACCTGTGTAAAAATTAGACCGGGATCCAAAGGAAAAGAAATGATAGCAGTAGGAGATCAGCATATCAGTTATTCTTCAGATTTTGGAAAAACTTGGAGGAAAATTTCTGATGAAAAAAACTTATACGTGTGTGAGTGGATTGATCAAAATTCCGTTGCCTTTGCGGGTAAAGACAAGATCCAGCTGATGAAATTAAAATTTTAA
- the hemN gene encoding oxygen-independent coproporphyrinogen III oxidase, with protein MNSLIDKYNIPGPRYTSYPTVPYWDESTFSPEKWKESVVRSFHESNSGEGISIYIHLPFCEALCTFCACHKRITKQHSVETPYLESVLKEWKLYLELFDEKPKLKELHLGGGTPTFFSPKNLKTLLEGIFATVDIAEHPEFSFEGHPNNTTREHLQTLYDLGFRRVSFGVQDYDPKVQKAINRIQPFEKVKEVTELAREIGYGGISHDLVFGLPHQHWDAMEYTIRKTLELKPDRLAFYSYAHVPWVKGVGQRGFDENDLPSGEEKRKLYEDGKSLLQELGYIEVGMDHFALEHDDLYQSLIQKKLHRNFMGYTSSKTQLMVGLGMSSISDSWYAFAQNVKTVEEYQKIIEEGEIPVVKGHILNHEDLIIRRHILNLMCQLETTWDIQNSFPELENALEMLKEMERDELVEIRDHQIKITEKGRAFTRNVAMVFDLRMMRNKPETRIFSMTI; from the coding sequence ATGAACTCTTTAATCGATAAATATAATATTCCCGGACCACGTTACACGTCTTATCCTACTGTTCCATATTGGGACGAAAGCACCTTTTCTCCTGAAAAATGGAAGGAGAGTGTGGTAAGATCTTTCCATGAAAGTAACTCAGGTGAGGGAATTTCTATTTATATCCATTTGCCGTTTTGTGAAGCATTATGTACTTTCTGTGCATGTCATAAACGTATTACAAAGCAGCATAGTGTTGAGACACCTTATCTTGAAAGTGTTTTAAAAGAGTGGAAGCTTTATCTTGAGCTTTTTGATGAAAAACCTAAATTAAAAGAACTTCATTTAGGAGGGGGAACGCCTACTTTTTTTTCTCCTAAGAATTTAAAGACATTACTGGAAGGAATATTTGCTACGGTAGATATTGCAGAACATCCCGAGTTTTCATTTGAAGGACATCCTAATAATACAACAAGAGAGCATCTTCAGACTTTGTATGATCTTGGCTTCCGAAGAGTAAGTTTCGGCGTGCAGGATTACGATCCGAAAGTTCAGAAAGCAATCAACAGGATCCAGCCTTTTGAAAAAGTAAAGGAAGTAACCGAATTAGCCCGTGAGATAGGATATGGAGGAATAAGCCACGATTTGGTTTTTGGACTGCCTCACCAGCATTGGGATGCAATGGAATATACGATCCGTAAAACACTGGAACTGAAGCCTGACAGACTGGCTTTTTATTCCTATGCGCATGTTCCGTGGGTAAAAGGAGTAGGACAGAGAGGTTTTGATGAAAATGACCTGCCAAGCGGAGAGGAAAAAAGAAAACTCTACGAAGATGGTAAAAGCTTATTGCAGGAACTTGGATATATAGAGGTTGGGATGGATCATTTTGCCCTGGAGCATGATGACCTTTATCAGTCTTTAATTCAGAAAAAGCTGCATAGGAATTTTATGGGATATACTTCAAGCAAAACGCAATTGATGGTGGGACTTGGAATGTCTTCAATTTCAGATTCCTGGTATGCTTTCGCTCAAAATGTAAAAACGGTTGAAGAATACCAGAAAATCATTGAAGAGGGAGAGATTCCGGTGGTAAAAGGTCACATCCTTAATCATGAAGATTTAATTATAAGAAGACATATTTTGAACCTTATGTGTCAGCTGGAAACGACATGGGATATCCAAAACTCTTTCCCGGAACTGGAAAATGCTTTGGAGATGCTTAAGGAAATGGAAAGAGATGAACTGGTTGAAATCAGAGATCATCAGATCAAGATTACAGAAAAGGGAAGAGCGTTTACAAGAAATGTAGCCATGGTGTTTGATCTTAGAATGATGCGAAATAAACCTGAAACCAGGATTTTCTCTATGACTATTTAG
- a CDS encoding PQQ-dependent sugar dehydrogenase — protein MKILLFVIGIFSSLFLNSQTINLVEFATGLTSPVEITNANDSRLFVVQQNGIIKIIQPSGTINATNFLNISSKVLYGGERGLLGLAFHPQYATNGYFFVYYNNATNGNITVARYTVSSTDPNVADASSEKIILNIPKPFDNHNGGSVHFAPDGKLWVVTGDGGSGGDPNNNAQNKNSLLGKMLRLDINSTNAYNIPPDNPFVGIDGADEIWAYGLRNAWKFSFDLTTGNAMIADVGQGQIEEINKNPITQAGINYGWRCYEGNTAYNTGGCAATSTMTFPVAVYDHSGGKCSITGGYVYRGTLYPALQGKYFFADYCSNQIGMLSSDNSITWTTSYSGNGFSTFGQDNQNGLYVAGVNSGKIYKITSGTLSTQENNNLAKIRVYPNPASKKVFIDGIKEQKLSVEIINSEGRLMNQLKIGNDNSIDISCLSPGVYYINLKSGELKSYSQKLIIQ, from the coding sequence ATGAAAATTTTACTTTTTGTGATAGGGATTTTTTCTTCCCTATTTCTTAATTCCCAGACAATTAATCTGGTAGAATTTGCCACCGGGCTCACGAGTCCGGTCGAAATTACAAATGCCAATGATAGCAGGCTTTTCGTAGTACAACAGAACGGAATCATTAAAATTATTCAACCTTCCGGGACTATTAATGCGACTAACTTCTTAAACATTAGCAGCAAAGTTTTGTATGGTGGAGAAAGAGGACTTTTAGGATTGGCTTTCCATCCCCAGTATGCAACAAACGGTTATTTCTTTGTATATTACAACAATGCAACCAACGGAAACATTACTGTTGCCAGATATACCGTAAGCAGCACTGATCCGAATGTAGCCGATGCAAGCTCTGAAAAAATAATACTCAATATCCCAAAGCCTTTCGATAATCATAATGGAGGAAGCGTTCATTTTGCGCCTGACGGCAAATTATGGGTGGTAACCGGAGACGGAGGTAGCGGTGGAGACCCCAACAACAATGCACAAAACAAAAACTCCCTGCTGGGTAAAATGCTGCGTCTTGACATTAACTCTACCAATGCTTATAATATACCTCCTGACAATCCATTTGTAGGTATTGACGGAGCAGATGAAATATGGGCATATGGACTTCGGAACGCCTGGAAGTTTTCCTTTGATCTCACCACAGGAAATGCCATGATTGCAGATGTGGGTCAGGGACAGATTGAAGAAATCAACAAAAATCCGATTACCCAGGCCGGAATTAATTATGGATGGAGATGTTATGAAGGAAATACGGCCTATAATACCGGTGGATGCGCAGCCACTTCAACAATGACTTTTCCGGTTGCCGTATATGACCACTCTGGTGGAAAATGCTCTATAACCGGAGGTTATGTTTACCGTGGAACTCTTTACCCTGCATTACAGGGAAAATATTTTTTCGCAGATTATTGCTCCAACCAGATCGGAATGTTGAGCTCTGATAATTCCATAACCTGGACGACGTCCTACTCTGGAAATGGTTTCTCAACTTTTGGACAAGATAACCAGAATGGTCTATATGTTGCCGGTGTTAATAGCGGAAAGATTTACAAAATTACAAGCGGAACACTCTCAACACAGGAAAATAATAATTTAGCCAAAATAAGGGTATATCCAAATCCTGCTTCTAAAAAAGTATTCATTGACGGTATTAAAGAACAGAAACTTTCAGTAGAGATCATTAACTCTGAAGGCAGGCTAATGAATCAGCTAAAAATTGGTAATGATAACAGTATTGATATTTCATGTCTTAGCCCGGGAGTATACTACATCAATTTAAAGTCAGGAGAATTAAAATCCTATAGTCAAAAGCTAATTATTCAATAA
- the secD gene encoding protein translocase subunit SecD, whose amino-acid sequence MQGKGLITIVAIVLGLICLNELIPTWYASKIESQIEAANGNEKEIKRIKEDTLNLGYTKLYYSKAKDKEMKLGLDLKGGINVLLEINQRDLVSDLTNYSSNPVLIEALNKTDEVQKNSTKSYVDNFFDQFDAINKAKGTNLKLADPEIFGNTNLTEIKYNTTDEQVKSIVKRRIDASVGTAFEVIRTRIDKMGAVQPNVQRVPGTARISVEMPGMKDIDKVKKMLQTSAKLQFWEVQQVPEIAPYFQTLTSVVAAKGDSMGVAKNVNFMNLLHLDKLRTNGVANIKLSDTAVVNKILNSKVAQALRPANIKYTQFMWGYKPEATDAESLVLYAIRGNINQKAPVDGAVETANISYDELGRVVVDMQMDSKGAKEWKTLTEKNVNKPVAVTLDNRVYTAPNVVNAIPNGRTQISGNFSQEEAKELVDVLGAGKLPAGAKVVQATQVGPSLGQESINAGMISFAIAFLIIIVYIIFYYGGAGVYAVIAMVINLFYIFGIMDSGDFTLTLPGIAGIVLTMAMAVDTNVIIYERTKEELFAGKSILEAYKDGFKHALNAIIDGHSTTFLTAVVLFFFGTGPIKGFALTLMIGIAMTLFTSVLLSRVMIFNRLNKGKHLSVWTAPTKNLFRNTWIDFIGKRKYAYIISAILTVICIGSIATQGFKYGIDFTGGRNYVVRFDKDVNAEDIEQNLVKMFKTEDGKNSSVEAKTFGNSKQLKISTDYLIDDESLKADQTVEQKLYEGLKGNLPANISLHDFKSADKDHAGIISSEKVGPTVADDIKTHGILAVVAALGGIFIYILIRFRKWQFSLGAVAALFHDAIIILGAYSLLHKFMPFNMEINQDFIAAILTVLGYSINDTVIIFDRIREYLREKKSLTLAGLFDDSISSTLGRTFNTSFTTILVILAIFIFGGDNLRGFMFAMLIGIGFGTYSSIFVASAIAYDFLKSGKEEGVHGKTTSNKEVLASK is encoded by the coding sequence ATGCAAGGAAAAGGACTTATTACAATTGTTGCTATTGTACTGGGGTTGATTTGCTTAAATGAGCTTATACCAACCTGGTACGCCAGCAAAATTGAATCGCAGATTGAAGCTGCGAACGGAAACGAGAAAGAGATCAAACGAATAAAGGAAGATACTCTTAATCTTGGTTATACGAAGCTTTATTATTCTAAAGCGAAAGACAAAGAAATGAAACTTGGTCTTGACTTGAAAGGAGGGATCAACGTTCTTTTGGAGATCAACCAAAGAGATTTGGTGAGTGATTTAACGAATTACTCTTCTAATCCTGTTCTAATCGAAGCTTTAAATAAAACTGATGAGGTTCAGAAGAATTCTACTAAATCTTATGTAGATAATTTTTTCGATCAGTTTGATGCCATAAACAAAGCAAAAGGAACCAATCTTAAACTTGCAGATCCGGAAATATTCGGAAACACTAATCTTACTGAGATTAAGTATAATACTACTGATGAGCAGGTAAAAAGTATCGTTAAAAGAAGAATTGATGCTTCTGTAGGTACTGCTTTTGAGGTTATCAGAACCAGAATTGATAAAATGGGAGCTGTACAGCCGAATGTTCAGAGAGTACCGGGAACAGCGAGAATTTCTGTTGAAATGCCTGGTATGAAAGACATCGATAAAGTAAAGAAAATGCTTCAGACTTCAGCAAAACTTCAGTTTTGGGAAGTACAGCAGGTTCCTGAAATTGCACCTTATTTTCAGACTTTAACAAGTGTGGTTGCAGCAAAAGGAGATTCTATGGGAGTTGCAAAGAATGTGAACTTCATGAACCTTTTACATTTAGACAAGTTAAGAACCAACGGAGTTGCTAACATTAAATTGTCTGATACTGCAGTTGTAAATAAAATTTTAAACAGCAAAGTGGCTCAGGCATTACGTCCGGCTAACATTAAATATACCCAATTCATGTGGGGGTACAAACCAGAAGCTACAGATGCTGAGAGCCTGGTATTGTATGCCATAAGAGGAAACATCAACCAAAAAGCACCAGTAGACGGAGCTGTTGAAACCGCTAACATCAGCTATGATGAGCTGGGAAGAGTAGTAGTTGATATGCAGATGGATTCTAAAGGGGCTAAAGAATGGAAAACATTAACAGAGAAAAACGTTAATAAACCGGTTGCTGTAACTCTTGATAACAGGGTATATACTGCACCGAACGTAGTAAATGCTATTCCTAACGGTAGAACTCAGATCTCCGGTAACTTCTCTCAGGAGGAAGCTAAAGAACTGGTAGACGTTTTAGGAGCAGGTAAATTACCGGCAGGAGCTAAAGTAGTTCAGGCTACACAGGTAGGACCGTCTCTAGGACAGGAATCTATTAATGCAGGGATGATCTCATTCGCTATTGCATTTTTAATCATCATCGTTTATATCATTTTCTATTATGGTGGTGCTGGAGTATACGCTGTAATCGCAATGGTTATTAACTTATTCTACATTTTCGGAATTATGGATTCCGGAGACTTTACGCTTACTCTTCCAGGTATTGCAGGTATCGTTCTTACAATGGCAATGGCTGTGGATACGAACGTAATTATCTACGAAAGAACAAAAGAAGAACTATTTGCCGGGAAAAGTATCTTGGAGGCTTACAAAGATGGTTTCAAACATGCATTGAATGCCATTATTGATGGTCACTCGACAACATTCCTAACGGCAGTAGTGTTATTCTTCTTCGGAACGGGACCTATTAAAGGATTTGCTTTAACACTAATGATTGGTATTGCAATGACTTTATTTACTTCTGTATTGCTTTCAAGAGTAATGATCTTCAACAGACTGAATAAAGGAAAACACCTTTCTGTATGGACAGCTCCGACGAAAAATCTGTTCAGAAATACGTGGATTGATTTTATTGGGAAAAGAAAATATGCGTATATCATTTCTGCTATATTAACTGTAATCTGCATCGGATCTATTGCAACTCAAGGATTTAAGTATGGAATTGATTTCACTGGTGGTAGAAACTACGTGGTAAGGTTTGATAAAGATGTAAATGCTGAAGATATCGAGCAGAACCTGGTAAAAATGTTTAAAACGGAAGATGGTAAGAACTCTTCTGTTGAGGCTAAAACCTTTGGTAACTCTAAACAATTGAAAATCTCTACAGATTACCTTATTGATGATGAATCGCTTAAGGCTGACCAGACTGTTGAGCAAAAATTATATGAAGGATTAAAAGGGAATTTACCGGCTAATATCTCGCTTCACGATTTTAAATCTGCGGATAAAGACCATGCCGGAATTATCTCTTCTGAGAAAGTAGGTCCTACTGTAGCAGATGACATCAAAACCCACGGTATTCTTGCAGTTGTTGCTGCTTTAGGAGGTATCTTTATCTATATCCTTATCAGATTTAGAAAATGGCAATTCTCTCTGGGTGCTGTTGCTGCATTGTTCCACGATGCGATTATCATTCTGGGAGCTTATTCATTGCTGCATAAATTCATGCCTTTCAATATGGAAATCAACCAGGATTTCATTGCTGCAATCCTTACCGTATTAGGGTACTCAATCAATGACACCGTGATTATCTTCGATAGAATCAGGGAATATCTGAGAGAGAAGAAATCTTTAACATTGGCAGGTTTATTTGATGATTCAATTTCAAGTACATTGGGTAGAACATTCAATACCTCATTTACAACAATCCTTGTAATTTTAGCAATCTTTATCTTTGGTGGAGATAATCTGAGAGGATTTATGTTTGCGATGCTAATTGGTATTGGTTTCGGTACCTATTCATCCATATTTGTTGCTTCGGCTATTGCTTATGACTTCCTTAAGTCAGGGAAAGAAGAAGGAGTACATGGAAAAACGACTTCGAATAAAGAAGTCCTTGCTTCAAAATAA
- a CDS encoding TCR/Tet family MFS transporter has translation MENSRKKAAMSFIFITLLIDITGWGIIIPVVPKLIEELIHADISEAAKYGGWLGFAYAFTQFIFSPVVGNLSDKYGRRPIILISLFGFSIDYVLLALAPSIWWLFLGRIIAGITGASVTTASAYIADISTDADRAKNFGLIGAAFGLGFIIGPVLGGVLGHYGSRVPFYAAAGLCLLNFLYGYFILPESLDKDKRREFSWKRANPVGSFKFLGKHPEISGLIVSLILIYIAGHAVQSNWSFYTMYKFSWTERMVGLSLGAVGLLVGLVQGGLIRWTTPRLGEQKSIYYGLALYAIGMLLFAFATEGWMMFAFLIPYCLGGICGPALQSVITKSVPSNEQGELQGALTSLMSATAIVGPPMMTNLFYYFTHDEAPFKFSGAPFFLAFLLMAVSVVISYYAFEKNREIKK, from the coding sequence ATGGAAAATTCAAGGAAAAAAGCCGCCATGAGCTTTATTTTTATAACGCTCCTGATTGATATCACCGGATGGGGGATCATTATTCCCGTTGTTCCTAAATTAATTGAGGAACTGATTCATGCAGACATCAGTGAGGCCGCAAAATATGGTGGCTGGCTTGGTTTCGCCTATGCGTTTACACAGTTTATATTTTCCCCGGTAGTAGGAAATCTCAGTGATAAATACGGAAGAAGACCCATTATCCTCATTTCGCTTTTTGGATTTTCAATAGATTATGTTTTACTGGCTTTAGCTCCAAGTATCTGGTGGTTATTCCTGGGAAGAATTATAGCCGGAATCACAGGAGCGAGCGTAACCACTGCAAGTGCATACATCGCTGATATCTCTACTGACGCGGACAGGGCTAAAAACTTTGGCCTGATAGGAGCAGCTTTTGGTTTGGGATTCATTATTGGACCTGTGCTGGGAGGTGTTCTGGGGCATTATGGCTCAAGAGTTCCATTCTACGCTGCGGCCGGTTTATGCCTGCTCAATTTTCTTTACGGATATTTTATTCTTCCAGAAAGTTTAGATAAAGATAAGAGAAGAGAATTCAGTTGGAAGCGTGCCAACCCTGTGGGATCATTTAAGTTTTTAGGTAAGCATCCTGAAATTTCTGGATTGATCGTGTCTTTAATTTTGATTTATATTGCAGGTCATGCTGTACAGAGCAACTGGAGTTTTTATACGATGTATAAATTCAGCTGGACGGAAAGGATGGTTGGATTATCTCTGGGAGCAGTAGGATTATTGGTCGGACTTGTACAGGGAGGTTTGATCCGTTGGACAACTCCAAGATTAGGAGAGCAGAAAAGTATTTATTACGGATTGGCCTTGTATGCCATCGGAATGTTATTGTTTGCATTTGCTACAGAAGGGTGGATGATGTTTGCATTCCTTATTCCTTATTGTTTAGGAGGAATTTGTGGTCCTGCACTTCAATCTGTGATTACAAAAAGTGTCCCTTCTAATGAACAAGGAGAATTGCAGGGCGCTTTAACAAGCCTGATGAGTGCTACGGCAATTGTAGGCCCTCCTATGATGACAAACCTGTTTTATTACTTTACCCATGATGAGGCGCCATTTAAGTTTTCAGGAGCACCTTTCTTTTTAGCTTTCCTTCTCATGGCTGTAAGTGTGGTTATTTCATATTATGCATTCGAGAAAAATAGAGAAATTAAAAAGTAA